The following are from one region of the Endozoicomonas sp. 4G genome:
- a CDS encoding BolA/IbaG family iron-sulfur metabolism protein, whose product MQATEVKALLEESISGSRVLVEGEGCDFRLTVISDQFEGALPVKRQQMVYKHLNELIASGAIHAVTMTTLTPSEAERQA is encoded by the coding sequence ATGCAAGCCACCGAAGTGAAGGCGCTGCTGGAAGAAAGTATCTCCGGATCCAGGGTTCTGGTAGAAGGGGAAGGATGTGACTTTCGGCTGACTGTTATCAGTGACCAGTTTGAAGGGGCCTTGCCTGTCAAACGTCAACAGATGGTGTACAAGCACCTGAATGAACTGATTGCCAGCGGTGCCATTCATGCAGTGACCATGACCACCCTGACACCTTCAGAAGCCGAGCGCCAGGCCTAA
- a CDS encoding STAS domain-containing protein yields the protein MQLERLAPGQFSLNGIVNFDNAVEVESEGRKLLEEDIVPGSVLRVSLGQLLKGDSSTLSVCLSWIRLAQSKRGHLCLSDMPGELDALARVCGIAPILRQNTCPAS from the coding sequence ATGCAGCTTGAACGATTGGCACCAGGGCAGTTTTCTCTTAACGGGATTGTTAATTTTGATAATGCGGTGGAGGTGGAGAGTGAAGGGCGAAAGTTGCTGGAAGAGGATATCGTGCCCGGAAGCGTCCTGAGAGTCAGCCTTGGACAGCTGCTCAAAGGGGATAGCTCAACCCTTTCAGTGTGTCTGTCCTGGATCAGGCTGGCTCAGAGTAAAAGGGGTCATCTCTGTCTTTCTGACATGCCAGGGGAACTTGACGCTCTGGCCAGGGTCTGTGGAATAGCACCGATTTTGCGGCAAAACACCTGTCCTGCTTCCTGA
- a CDS encoding ABC transporter substrate-binding protein yields MKMIKSVQQFIMVLTCLMMAGVSYAAPVLQPPEEEVKKITAELLDTFNKNKEQYQKDPEGFFKEVDRLLSPVVAFDEVARYVMGKYAHRSPDQVDKFEPVFKDSLIRFYGKALLSLDDTRLVIEGVDKTSPELLKQYQKGQTSRIPVKMKVRTSTRTVEIFYSMVHVDGRWKLRNVTIEGINIAKQFQSQFADAMSKHRKVPYVVENWAEIMSASTAKGAKK; encoded by the coding sequence ATGAAAATGATAAAGTCTGTTCAACAGTTCATAATGGTCCTGACCTGTCTGATGATGGCAGGAGTGTCTTATGCTGCACCTGTCTTGCAACCCCCTGAAGAAGAAGTCAAAAAAATCACCGCCGAGCTACTGGATACGTTCAATAAGAACAAAGAGCAGTACCAGAAAGATCCTGAAGGTTTCTTTAAAGAAGTAGATCGTCTTTTATCGCCAGTCGTGGCTTTTGATGAGGTGGCCCGCTATGTCATGGGTAAATACGCTCACCGCAGTCCTGATCAGGTGGATAAGTTTGAACCGGTATTCAAAGACAGTCTGATCCGTTTCTATGGCAAGGCGCTGTTGTCGCTGGACGACACCCGTTTAGTGATAGAGGGCGTTGATAAAACCTCTCCTGAGTTACTGAAACAATATCAGAAAGGGCAAACCAGTCGTATACCCGTTAAGATGAAGGTTCGCACCAGCACCAGAACCGTCGAAATTTTTTACTCAATGGTGCATGTTGATGGCCGCTGGAAGCTGCGTAATGTGACCATTGAAGGGATTAACATTGCCAAGCAGTTCCAGAGCCAGTTTGCCGATGCCATGAGCAAGCACAGGAAAGTGCCTTACGTGGTAGAGAACTGGGCCGAGATTATGTCGGCTTCAACGGCTAAGGGTGCCAAGAAGTAA
- a CDS encoding nucleotidyltransferase domain-containing protein: protein MSKLTINELREYRASIIRIVESYHCSNPRVFGSLARNGYIEEGSDVDILVESTGQTTLFDIGNIECDLKDLLNVPVDVVTHESIYEPYREQIEQDMRAL, encoded by the coding sequence ATGTCAAAGCTTACCATAAACGAATTGCGTGAATATCGTGCGAGTATCATACGCATAGTTGAAAGTTATCACTGCTCTAATCCGAGGGTGTTCGGGTCTCTGGCCCGAAATGGCTATATCGAAGAGGGGAGTGATGTTGACATTTTGGTAGAATCCACTGGCCAGACAACGCTTTTTGATATCGGTAATATTGAATGCGATTTGAAAGATCTGTTGAATGTTCCTGTGGACGTAGTAACCCATGAATCTATTTATGAACCCTACAGAGAGCAAATAGAACAGGATATGAGGGCGCTGTAG
- the mlaD gene encoding outer membrane lipid asymmetry maintenance protein MlaD produces MRMRTVEISVGGFMLAGMLALVVLALKVSGLSLDSGKQTYTVTAMFDNIGTLKPRAKVALAGVVIGKVTKVELDKKTYMAKVEMEIDSHIDNIPVDSTAAIVTAGLLGEKYIGISIGGDTHYIKPGGRFEDTQSAVILEELIGKFLLGSVDKG; encoded by the coding sequence ATGCGGATGAGAACGGTAGAGATAAGTGTTGGCGGTTTTATGTTGGCCGGGATGCTGGCGTTGGTGGTACTGGCGCTAAAAGTCAGTGGTCTTTCATTAGACAGCGGTAAGCAAACCTACACCGTGACAGCCATGTTCGATAACATCGGAACCCTTAAGCCAAGAGCCAAAGTTGCCTTGGCCGGTGTCGTCATTGGCAAGGTCACCAAGGTTGAGCTCGACAAAAAGACCTACATGGCAAAAGTTGAGATGGAGATCGACTCCCATATTGATAACATTCCCGTCGACAGCACCGCCGCCATCGTCACAGCAGGGTTGCTGGGTGAAAAGTATATAGGTATCAGCATTGGCGGGGACACACATTACATCAAGCCCGGAGGTCGCTTTGAGGATACTCAGTCAGCCGTTATTCTGGAAGAATTGATTGGCAAATTCCTTCTGGGGTCGGTGGATAAAGGCTAA
- the mlaE gene encoding lipid asymmetry maintenance ABC transporter permease subunit MlaE, with the protein MSAGIFDRMAQLGRFGLDQIQSMGRAGIFLVLAIFSRAGFSNRFALLIQQLYSVGVMSLIIVTVSGLFIGMVLALQGYNILIRYGSEDAVGQMVALSLLRELGPVVTALLFAGRAGSALTAEIGLMKTTEQLSSMEMIGVDPLKRVIAPRFWAGVISMPLLAAIFSLVGILGAVMVGVDWLGIYEGSFWASMQSSVNLVADIGNGLIKSLVFGFVVTWIAVFQGYDATPTSEGVSRATTRTVVYSSLAILGLDFILTAVMFGEL; encoded by the coding sequence ATGAGTGCAGGTATTTTTGACAGAATGGCGCAGTTGGGTCGCTTTGGGCTGGATCAGATTCAGTCCATGGGTCGGGCAGGGATTTTTCTGGTACTGGCTATCTTCTCTCGTGCCGGTTTCAGTAACCGCTTCGCTTTATTGATTCAGCAACTCTACAGTGTCGGTGTCATGTCGCTGATCATTGTTACTGTGTCGGGGCTGTTTATTGGCATGGTGTTGGCGCTGCAGGGCTACAACATTTTGATTCGATACGGTTCAGAAGATGCGGTGGGCCAGATGGTGGCCCTCAGTCTCCTGAGAGAGCTGGGGCCGGTGGTTACCGCTCTGCTGTTTGCCGGACGTGCAGGTTCTGCCCTGACCGCTGAAATAGGCTTAATGAAAACCACAGAACAACTCTCCAGTATGGAAATGATCGGGGTTGATCCGCTTAAGCGAGTCATTGCTCCCCGCTTTTGGGCCGGGGTTATCTCTATGCCACTACTGGCTGCCATTTTCAGTCTGGTCGGTATATTGGGAGCTGTGATGGTGGGTGTCGATTGGCTGGGTATTTATGAAGGTTCTTTCTGGGCCAGTATGCAGTCTTCGGTCAACCTGGTGGCGGATATAGGAAATGGACTGATCAAAAGTCTTGTATTTGGCTTTGTCGTGACCTGGATTGCTGTGTTTCAGGGTTATGATGCGACTCCCACTTCAGAAGGGGTCAGCCGGGCTACAACAAGGACCGTTGTTTATTCTTCTCTGGCCATTCTGGGGCTGGATTTTATTTTGACCGCTGTCATGTTTGGAGAACTCTAA
- a CDS encoding ATP-binding cassette domain-containing protein, with protein sequence MTEASDNFIEIRGLTFHRGDRTIFKDIDITIPRGKVVGIMGPSGTGKTTLLRLIGRQLRPDSGQIFVDGQNLDLLSREELFRTRRKMGMLFQSGALFTDLSVFENVAFPLRIHTKLAEPMIRDIVFMKLEAVGLRGAWSLMPAELSGGMNRRVALARAIALDPAMVMYDEPFVGQDPIAMGVLVKLIRMLNDALNITSIVVSHDLHETASISDYLYLIADGEVIGQGEPDSLMNSNDSRVKQFMNGLSDGPVPFHYPAPDYKKALLDGGIG encoded by the coding sequence ATGACAGAGGCAAGTGATAACTTTATAGAGATCCGTGGTTTGACGTTTCATCGTGGTGATCGAACTATTTTCAAGGATATTGATATCACCATTCCCAGGGGAAAGGTGGTGGGTATCATGGGGCCATCCGGTACCGGTAAGACCACGTTACTGCGTTTGATTGGGCGACAACTTCGCCCTGATTCCGGGCAGATTTTTGTCGATGGCCAGAATCTTGATTTGCTCTCCCGTGAAGAACTGTTTCGTACCCGCCGTAAAATGGGCATGCTGTTTCAGAGCGGCGCACTCTTTACCGATTTGTCGGTGTTTGAAAATGTCGCCTTCCCTTTGCGTATTCATACCAAACTGGCTGAGCCGATGATTCGGGATATTGTTTTCATGAAGCTCGAAGCAGTAGGGCTTCGGGGCGCCTGGTCGTTAATGCCGGCAGAACTGTCAGGTGGTATGAATCGTCGTGTGGCGCTGGCCAGGGCGATTGCATTGGATCCGGCTATGGTGATGTACGATGAGCCGTTCGTAGGACAGGATCCCATCGCGATGGGGGTGCTGGTCAAACTGATCAGAATGTTGAACGACGCTCTGAATATTACCAGTATTGTGGTATCCCACGATCTTCATGAAACAGCTTCAATCTCAGACTATCTCTACCTGATCGCCGACGGTGAAGTCATTGGTCAGGGCGAGCCGGACAGTCTGATGAACTCCAATGACTCCCGGGTTAAGCAGTTTATGAATGGATTGTCTGACGGTCCGGTGCCATTTCATTATCCGGCACCCGATTACAAAAAAGCCTTGCTGGATGGGGGGATCGGATGA
- a CDS encoding calcium/sodium antiporter: MLIALAAILVGFIILTWSADRFVAGAAATASNMNVSRMLIGLTVVSIGTSAPEILVSLMAALQGFPGLAVGNAMGSNIANIGLVLGVTALIAPLPVKAALAKREIPLLVVISLVAGLCIANGYLGRIDGLILLAGLFITLYLMIRWQKQHPDEPLVEDEEIPELSPAKAWLMLGSGLLLLLGSSQLLVWGATEIAKMMGISDLVIGLTIVAIGTSLPELAASVTSALKGHHDIALGNVIGSNIFNLLAVLSMPGLVAPGALDKAVILRDYPVMLGMTLLLALLCLIGKKPRQLGKVTGVALLSIYALYGAWLFIQN, from the coding sequence ATGCTCATTGCCCTTGCTGCCATTCTGGTTGGCTTTATTATCCTGACCTGGAGTGCAGACCGTTTTGTTGCCGGTGCCGCTGCCACCGCCAGCAACATGAATGTGTCGAGAATGCTGATCGGTCTGACAGTGGTCTCTATTGGCACCTCTGCTCCAGAAATCCTGGTCTCCCTGATGGCTGCCCTGCAAGGGTTTCCCGGACTGGCCGTGGGTAATGCCATGGGGTCAAACATTGCCAATATAGGTCTGGTTCTGGGTGTTACTGCCTTGATCGCACCACTGCCTGTTAAAGCCGCCCTGGCCAAGAGAGAAATCCCTCTTCTCGTCGTGATATCCCTGGTAGCCGGTCTCTGTATTGCCAATGGCTATCTCGGCAGAATAGATGGCCTGATCCTGCTGGCGGGTCTCTTCATTACCCTTTACCTGATGATTCGCTGGCAGAAACAACACCCTGATGAACCACTGGTAGAAGATGAAGAAATTCCAGAACTGTCTCCGGCCAAGGCCTGGTTGATGCTGGGTTCTGGTCTTTTACTGCTGCTGGGCAGCTCACAGTTACTGGTATGGGGAGCCACTGAGATCGCCAAGATGATGGGCATCAGCGACCTGGTGATCGGACTGACGATTGTCGCCATCGGCACCAGCCTGCCAGAACTGGCCGCTTCGGTCACCAGTGCTCTGAAAGGCCATCATGATATCGCCCTGGGTAATGTCATTGGCTCAAACATATTTAACCTTCTAGCGGTGCTCTCCATGCCGGGGCTGGTAGCTCCTGGCGCATTGGATAAAGCGGTTATTCTGAGGGATTACCCCGTTATGCTGGGCATGACCCTGCTGCTGGCCCTGCTCTGCCTGATCGGTAAAAAGCCTCGACAGTTAGGTAAAGTGACCGGCGTTGCCCTGCTTTCTATATACGCCCTCTACGGTGCCTGGCTGTTTATTCAAAACTGA
- a CDS encoding KpsF/GutQ family sugar-phosphate isomerase: MTTDELFTSIGRRTITMELEAVQSLIARIDGSFARACRIMLECRGRVIVVGMGKSGHIARKLAATLASTGTPAYFVHPGEASHGDMGMVTREDVVLALSNSGETSEVITLLPLLKRLGTPLISMTGNTDSTLAKDAEAHLNTGVEKEACPLDLAPTSSTTTALVMGDALAIALLEARGFTAEDFAFSHPGGSLGKRLLLKVKDIMHIGRRVPEVALGTPMSDALLEVTRKGLGMTAIVDDQRHVIGIFTDGDLRRALDKGVDPKSTLIDDVMTDHCKTIHPEILAAEALKIMDDRKINALICVDDDNELIGAINMHDLLKAGVV, from the coding sequence ATGACTACTGACGAGCTGTTTACCTCAATTGGTCGCCGCACCATCACCATGGAACTGGAAGCTGTTCAGAGCCTGATCGCCAGGATCGACGGCAGCTTTGCCAGAGCCTGCCGTATCATGCTGGAATGCCGTGGCCGGGTTATCGTCGTTGGCATGGGCAAATCAGGCCATATTGCCCGCAAGCTTGCCGCAACCCTGGCCAGCACCGGCACCCCTGCGTACTTTGTGCACCCAGGGGAAGCCAGCCACGGCGACATGGGAATGGTCACCCGTGAAGATGTGGTTCTGGCACTTTCCAATTCAGGTGAAACCAGCGAAGTCATTACCCTGCTGCCGCTGCTGAAAAGACTGGGCACGCCCCTGATCAGTATGACCGGTAACACCGATTCAACGCTGGCCAAAGATGCTGAAGCCCACCTCAACACCGGGGTAGAAAAAGAAGCCTGCCCGCTGGATCTGGCACCCACCTCCAGCACGACAACCGCTCTGGTTATGGGCGATGCATTAGCCATCGCCCTGTTGGAAGCCCGCGGGTTCACGGCTGAAGACTTTGCATTTTCTCACCCCGGCGGCTCATTGGGCAAACGACTGCTTCTGAAAGTCAAAGACATCATGCACATTGGCAGACGGGTACCAGAGGTTGCTTTGGGTACCCCGATGAGCGACGCCCTGCTGGAAGTCACTCGCAAAGGTTTGGGGATGACTGCCATTGTTGATGACCAACGCCATGTCATAGGCATTTTCACCGATGGGGATCTGCGTCGGGCTCTGGACAAGGGTGTTGACCCCAAATCCACACTGATTGATGACGTAATGACCGACCACTGCAAAACCATCCACCCGGAAATTCTTGCAGCTGAAGCCCTGAAAATTATGGATGACCGGAAAATCAACGCACTGATCTGCGTGGATGACGATAACGAATTGATTGGTGCCATTAATATGCACGACCTACTGAAAGCGGGGGTAGTATGA
- a CDS encoding HAD family hydrolase produces MISASLQSAAARVRLAVFDVDGVLTDGKLLFGEQGESLKIFNTLDGHGLKMLKQSGVKTAIITGRRSVFVEKRASDLGVDFLYQGREDKFVALQELLQEEGQGLSLEEIAYIGDDLPDLPAIRQVGFGCTVPNGHYYVREHSPAITSNRGGEGAAREFCDFILAAKGKLDDMLASYLK; encoded by the coding sequence ATGATCAGCGCTTCGTTACAATCCGCAGCCGCCAGAGTGCGTTTGGCTGTTTTTGATGTCGACGGCGTCCTCACTGACGGCAAACTGCTGTTTGGTGAGCAGGGCGAATCGCTGAAAATATTCAACACTCTGGATGGTCATGGCTTGAAAATGCTCAAGCAGTCTGGTGTGAAAACCGCCATAATCACTGGTCGTCGATCGGTGTTTGTTGAAAAACGGGCGTCTGACCTGGGCGTCGATTTTCTCTACCAGGGGCGTGAAGACAAGTTCGTCGCTTTGCAAGAACTGCTTCAGGAAGAAGGCCAGGGCCTGAGTCTTGAAGAAATAGCCTACATCGGTGACGACCTGCCCGACCTCCCGGCCATTCGACAGGTTGGTTTTGGCTGTACTGTTCCTAACGGACACTACTACGTTCGCGAGCACTCACCCGCCATCACTTCAAATCGTGGCGGCGAAGGGGCGGCCAGAGAGTTCTGTGACTTTATACTGGCAGCCAAAGGCAAGCTGGATGATATGCTGGCCAGTTACCTGAAATAA
- the lptC gene encoding LPS export ABC transporter periplasmic protein LptC, protein MVFLMLTLVGMGYWAYDSNLHVGTQKKQPQVRENADYYLIDTQITQYNQEGDLDYILVSDSITHYPHNDTTLLQTPHLENFSNPQKPVVTDALHGKLLPGNEDIELWDDVVMTQTDLNNGSKVRVDTDFMTIYSEKGLAVTDRPVLITNDTGRTRAIGMEAFYKESLIKLKSRVRGFHEPKP, encoded by the coding sequence ATGGTTTTTCTGATGCTGACACTGGTCGGCATGGGCTATTGGGCTTATGACAGCAATCTCCATGTAGGGACGCAAAAAAAGCAGCCCCAGGTTCGTGAAAACGCTGACTACTATCTTATTGATACTCAAATCACCCAATACAACCAAGAGGGTGATCTGGATTACATTTTGGTTTCGGACAGCATCACCCATTACCCGCATAACGACACAACGTTGTTGCAAACCCCTCACCTGGAGAACTTCAGCAACCCGCAAAAGCCCGTGGTTACCGATGCCCTTCATGGCAAACTGTTACCCGGCAACGAGGATATAGAGCTCTGGGATGATGTCGTGATGACCCAGACGGATCTCAATAACGGCAGCAAGGTGCGCGTAGACACTGATTTCATGACTATATATTCTGAAAAGGGACTGGCCGTCACCGATCGACCGGTGCTGATCACCAACGACACCGGACGTACACGTGCCATTGGTATGGAGGCTTTCTACAAGGAGAGTCTGATTAAACTCAAGTCTAGGGTAAGAGGATTTCATGAGCCAAAGCCATGA
- the lptA gene encoding lipopolysaccharide transport periplasmic protein LptA, giving the protein MSQSHDQSKRLVPKVWPDTKRRRRKIEHYLMLGAMVLLPAMAQALPSDRQKPIEIESNTADIDNKNGISIYKGDVVMIQGTTRITGDKVTVYSVQQEVKKIVAEGYKKRAYYEEQQPENQGTLQAWGHTIDYQVTDDKIQLIKQAKLTQKGDTFTGERIDYDLTRQTVNAKSSENKSSPDGRVKMIYQPKPEQKQ; this is encoded by the coding sequence ATGAGCCAAAGCCATGACCAGAGCAAGCGCCTTGTTCCGAAGGTGTGGCCAGACACAAAGCGCCGTCGCAGAAAGATTGAACATTACCTGATGCTGGGAGCTATGGTACTGCTTCCAGCTATGGCACAGGCACTGCCATCCGATCGACAGAAGCCTATTGAGATTGAATCCAACACAGCAGATATCGATAACAAGAACGGCATCTCCATCTACAAGGGTGATGTCGTTATGATTCAGGGCACTACCCGGATTACCGGAGATAAGGTGACGGTGTACTCCGTCCAGCAGGAAGTTAAGAAAATCGTGGCAGAAGGCTATAAGAAAAGAGCCTACTACGAAGAACAGCAGCCTGAAAACCAGGGTACCCTGCAAGCCTGGGGTCATACTATTGATTATCAGGTGACCGACGATAAAATCCAACTGATCAAGCAGGCCAAGCTGACCCAGAAGGGTGATACTTTCACAGGTGAACGAATTGATTACGACCTGACCAGACAGACTGTGAACGCCAAGAGCAGTGAAAACAAAAGCAGCCCGGATGGCCGGGTGAAAATGATTTACCAGCCCAAACCTGAGCAAAAGCAGTAG
- the lptB gene encoding LPS export ABC transporter ATP-binding protein, protein MATLKAEHLSKSYKGRQVVKDVSLTVDSGQIVGLLGPNGAGKTTCFYMIVGLVKADGGQVDLSGQNLTHQPMHGRARAGLGYLPQEVSIFRKLTVTDNLLSILETRSDLSRKDRTEKMESLLEEFNINHIRDNLGMSLSGGEKRRVEIARALCTDPKFILLDEPFAGVDPISVGDIKAIITHLKVRGIGVLITDHNVRETLDICEKAYIVSEGTIIAEGDSQTVLSNQKVRDVYLGHQFSL, encoded by the coding sequence ATGGCAACGCTTAAGGCAGAACATCTCAGCAAAAGCTACAAAGGCAGACAGGTCGTCAAAGACGTATCCCTGACTGTCGACAGTGGTCAGATTGTCGGACTTCTTGGCCCCAACGGAGCCGGTAAAACCACCTGCTTCTACATGATTGTCGGTCTGGTAAAAGCAGATGGTGGACAGGTAGACCTCAGTGGCCAGAATTTAACTCATCAACCTATGCATGGCCGAGCCAGGGCTGGCCTGGGTTATCTGCCACAGGAAGTGTCTATTTTCAGGAAGTTGACGGTCACCGATAACCTGCTTTCGATACTGGAAACCCGTTCCGACCTTTCCAGGAAAGATCGCACGGAAAAAATGGAGTCCTTGCTGGAAGAATTCAATATCAATCATATCAGGGATAACCTGGGGATGAGCCTTTCCGGTGGTGAAAAGCGCAGGGTGGAAATTGCCCGGGCGCTCTGTACTGACCCCAAATTTATCTTGCTTGATGAACCCTTTGCCGGTGTTGATCCCATTTCTGTTGGCGACATCAAGGCTATTATCACGCACCTGAAAGTGCGCGGTATCGGAGTCCTGATTACCGATCATAACGTCCGGGAAACGCTGGATATCTGCGAAAAAGCTTACATTGTCAGTGAAGGAACTATTATTGCTGAAGGTGACAGTCAGACTGTTCTGTCTAACCAGAAGGTTCGTGACGTCTATCTTGGGCACCAGTTTAGCCTCTGA
- a CDS encoding RNA polymerase factor sigma-54, translated as MKPSLQLKMGQQLTMTPQLQQAIRLLQLSTLDLQQEIQEVLESNPMLESEESVEEPSVSRDEGEQPVDFNEKAEQTPEPEEPEWADSIPNDLPVDSGWDDVYSSLPATSNEELDPFARSRISESLQDYLEWQLNLTPMTDRDRLLGLAVIEATNNDGYLTHSLQEIYLSLQQQIDDLAFEELQVMQRRTLHFDPVGCTSSNLKECLEVQLNQLPQETHFLKEAHLLIQNHLQALASRDYAQIMRRTRLKEHQLREALSLVQSLNPRPGAKIGQTETEYVTPDISVVKIKDRWVVELNSESLPRLRINDSYAAMVQRANNSRDNVFMKNQLQEARWFLKNLQSRNETLLKVANKIIEFQKEFLEQGEQAMKPLVLADIAQAVDMHESTISRVTTQKYLHTPRGVFELKYFFSSHVSTDSGGECSSTAIRALIKKLLSDENPKKPLSDNKIAGLLGDQGIKVARRTIAKYRESMNIPPSNERKQLI; from the coding sequence ATGAAGCCATCCTTACAGCTAAAAATGGGCCAGCAGCTGACCATGACACCTCAGCTGCAACAAGCCATAAGGCTTCTACAACTTTCCACTCTGGATCTTCAGCAGGAAATCCAGGAGGTCCTGGAGTCCAACCCTATGTTGGAGTCTGAGGAGTCTGTTGAAGAACCCTCAGTATCCCGTGATGAAGGGGAGCAACCCGTTGACTTCAATGAAAAAGCAGAACAGACCCCGGAACCGGAAGAACCCGAGTGGGCTGACAGCATACCCAATGACCTGCCTGTTGACTCCGGATGGGACGATGTCTATTCCAGCCTGCCTGCCACAAGCAATGAAGAACTTGACCCTTTTGCCCGCTCCCGGATCTCTGAATCCCTTCAGGACTACCTGGAATGGCAGTTAAACCTGACCCCCATGACAGACAGAGACAGACTACTGGGTCTGGCTGTTATCGAAGCCACCAACAATGATGGATACCTGACTCACTCCCTGCAGGAGATTTATCTGTCACTACAACAACAGATAGACGATCTGGCGTTTGAAGAGCTTCAGGTCATGCAACGACGGACTCTTCACTTTGATCCGGTGGGCTGCACCAGCAGCAACCTGAAAGAATGCCTCGAAGTTCAACTCAACCAACTGCCACAAGAAACCCACTTCCTGAAAGAAGCCCACCTGCTGATCCAGAATCACCTACAGGCACTGGCCAGCCGTGACTACGCTCAGATCATGCGCCGTACCCGTCTTAAAGAGCATCAACTGAGGGAGGCTCTTAGTTTGGTTCAGAGTCTCAACCCAAGGCCGGGAGCCAAAATCGGCCAGACGGAAACAGAATACGTCACCCCCGACATTTCAGTTGTCAAAATCAAGGATCGCTGGGTGGTTGAACTGAACTCAGAGTCTCTGCCCAGGCTTCGTATCAATGACAGTTACGCGGCCATGGTTCAACGCGCTAATAACAGTCGGGACAATGTATTTATGAAAAACCAGTTGCAGGAAGCTCGCTGGTTTCTGAAAAACTTACAAAGTCGTAACGAAACCCTGCTAAAAGTCGCCAACAAAATCATTGAATTCCAGAAAGAGTTCCTGGAGCAGGGTGAACAGGCTATGAAGCCCCTGGTGCTGGCTGACATTGCTCAGGCGGTGGACATGCACGAGTCCACTATTTCCAGGGTCACTACCCAGAAATACCTGCACACTCCAAGAGGCGTATTTGAACTGAAATACTTTTTCTCCAGCCACGTCAGCACAGATTCTGGCGGAGAGTGCTCATCTACCGCTATCAGAGCCCTGATTAAAAAACTGCTATCCGATGAAAACCCGAAAAAACCACTGAGCGACAACAAAATTGCCGGTTTACTCGGGGACCAGGGAATCAAAGTGGCCAGGAGAACCATCGCCAAATATCGCGAATCAATGAATATTCCGCCATCGAATGAACGTAAGCAACTTATCTGA
- the raiA gene encoding ribosome-associated translation inhibitor RaiA: MQVNISGHHVEVTEALKDYVTKKLDRLGAHFDQITNVQVTLSVGKLNHKVEATLHVRGADINATAEAEDMYAAIDDMSDKLDRQLVKHKEKTLDRLQGASGRL; encoded by the coding sequence ATGCAAGTCAACATCAGTGGACATCATGTAGAGGTGACTGAGGCTCTGAAAGATTATGTCACCAAAAAACTCGACCGCCTTGGCGCACACTTTGATCAGATTACGAACGTTCAGGTCACCCTGAGTGTTGGGAAATTGAATCATAAAGTGGAAGCGACTCTGCACGTACGTGGAGCGGATATCAATGCAACCGCCGAGGCTGAGGACATGTACGCTGCCATTGATGACATGTCTGACAAACTGGATCGGCAACTGGTGAAACACAAAGAGAAGACGCTTGACCGGCTGCAGGGTGCCAGCGGCCGTCTGTAA
- a CDS encoding PTS sugar transporter subunit IIA: MIIENILTPGRTLCDVQGASKKKILEIIAQIISEHVPAINAKDLFNKLINRERLGTTGLGKGIALPHCRSSACQQPTGLLMKLSEPVNFDSVDKQPVDLVFALIVPEENDQEHLDILQAVAERFQSEVLLSQMRAAETPEALYNIICRPV, encoded by the coding sequence ATGATTATCGAAAACATTCTTACCCCCGGGCGCACCCTTTGCGATGTGCAGGGGGCCAGCAAAAAGAAAATCCTGGAAATCATTGCACAAATCATCAGTGAACATGTTCCCGCTATCAACGCCAAGGATCTGTTTAACAAGCTGATTAACAGGGAGCGGCTCGGGACCACCGGTTTGGGCAAGGGAATAGCCTTACCCCACTGCCGCTCCAGTGCCTGTCAGCAACCCACCGGACTTCTGATGAAACTGTCAGAACCTGTTAACTTTGACTCTGTGGATAAGCAGCCGGTCGACCTGGTGTTCGCGCTCATTGTTCCGGAAGAAAACGATCAGGAGCATCTGGATATATTGCAAGCCGTGGCTGAGCGTTTTCAATCGGAAGTGCTATTGAGCCAGATGCGAGCTGCAGAAACCCCGGAAGCACTTTACAACATCATTTGTCGCCCCGTTTAA